A region of Desulfolithobacter dissulfuricans DNA encodes the following proteins:
- the ltrA gene encoding group II intron reverse transcriptase/maturase: protein MVDVWYSLYDRMLSRENLVKAFYKVKSSKGAAGIDGQSIDDFAGSLATNIDHLLTELQDKSYQPLAVRRVEIPKPNGGKRLLGIPAVRDRVVQQALLDILQPIFDRDFHPSSYGYRPGRSCHQAISKATMFIRTYERKWVVDMDLSKCFDTLNHDLILASFRRRVSDGSILGLLEKFLKSGVLTGDGWQASEVGSPQGGVISPLIANVYLDSFDQFMKNRGHRIVRYADDILILCQSKSAAENALNQASRYLEEELLLTVNQEKTHISHSLKGIKFLGVCIHSVMTRIQRGKVRAFKAKVKAMTRRNSPVNLEKVIADLNRLLRGFANYFRIANCKGEFSRLMRWIRRRLRAVQLKLWKKPCRLHRRLRQLGYRGEFKSIKMNSWANAASPLSHYALPNSCLHGEMGLFDLASVQTGISVSV from the coding sequence ATGGTTGACGTCTGGTACAGCCTATATGATCGAATGCTGAGCCGGGAGAACCTGGTCAAGGCATTCTACAAGGTGAAATCCTCGAAAGGAGCTGCCGGTATAGACGGCCAGTCCATCGATGATTTTGCCGGATCACTTGCGACCAATATCGATCATCTCCTGACGGAACTGCAGGACAAGAGCTACCAGCCGCTGGCCGTGCGACGGGTGGAGATCCCGAAGCCGAACGGCGGGAAACGGCTACTCGGCATACCTGCAGTCCGTGACCGTGTGGTACAGCAGGCCCTGCTGGATATACTTCAACCAATATTTGACCGCGATTTCCATCCGTCGAGCTACGGCTACCGTCCTGGTCGGAGTTGTCACCAGGCAATCAGCAAAGCCACGATGTTCATCCGGACGTACGAGCGGAAATGGGTAGTGGACATGGATCTGTCGAAATGCTTCGACACGTTGAACCATGACCTGATCCTTGCCTCGTTCCGTCGCCGGGTCAGCGATGGAAGTATTCTTGGTCTGCTGGAGAAGTTTTTGAAAAGCGGTGTTCTGACAGGAGATGGTTGGCAGGCCAGCGAGGTCGGCAGTCCGCAGGGCGGAGTTATCAGCCCGTTGATTGCCAACGTATACCTTGATTCCTTCGATCAGTTTATGAAGAATCGTGGCCACCGCATCGTCCGCTATGCGGACGACATCCTGATCCTGTGCCAGTCAAAGAGCGCAGCCGAAAATGCACTGAACCAGGCCAGTCGTTATCTTGAAGAAGAACTGCTGTTGACCGTCAACCAGGAAAAGACCCATATAAGCCACAGCCTCAAAGGGATTAAATTTCTTGGAGTTTGTATCCACTCCGTGATGACCCGAATACAGCGAGGCAAGGTGAGGGCCTTCAAGGCAAAGGTCAAGGCGATGACCCGGCGTAACTCCCCGGTGAACCTTGAGAAGGTGATAGCCGACCTCAACCGGTTGCTGAGGGGTTTTGCCAACTACTTTCGGATAGCGAACTGCAAGGGTGAGTTTTCTCGGCTGATGAGGTGGATCAGAAGACGGCTGCGTGCTGTTCAGTTGAAGCTGTGGAAAAAGCCGTGCAGGCTACACCGCAGACTGAGACAGCTGGGCTATAGAGGAGAGTTCAAAAGTATCAAGATGAACTCCTGGGCCAATGCAGCAAGTCCACTGAGCCATTATGCCCTTCCCAACAGCTGCCTGCATGGGGAAATGGGGCTCTTTGACCTCGCATCTGTACAGACCGGAATTTCTGTTTCAGTATGA